A single window of Oscillatoria sp. FACHB-1406 DNA harbors:
- a CDS encoding ATP-binding protein — MQSNLSSESLFSPFPIEGLHDLTVNSTLLELPLCDLQIESTCLGSDLVELLQRWPLLPGAILTENGRFVGPISRRKLMEYLFLPRGLELFLPRPLQVLYAYICPELLIFPSNTTILETSKRVLKRASLLLLDPIVVQINSSTYRLLDFAHLNLAAWQIRGIETQVRYERTQVQTLQSEKMASLGRLVDGMAHEILDPVGFIWGNLAHVSQYSNNLLELIAAYDACYEETPESIERLKEELDLDFLLEDFPRVVASITSGAKRLKTLVASLQNFCHVDEVYPKPADIHACLDGLVVLLKNRLRSEILLVKDYDRLPPVTCYIGQLSQVFMNILTNAIDVLLEDAVSEDFEARPARTVKPTITVTTQVKSRPVPDSEFPERWVSIAISDNGPGMSEAMQEAIRESFTVEKRAAKETSLSVSYQIVTAKHGGEFYLRSHLGEGTEFEILLPLL; from the coding sequence ATGCAGAGCAACTTGAGTTCCGAATCTCTTTTTTCTCCCTTTCCGATTGAGGGACTTCACGACTTAACCGTCAACTCTACTCTCCTCGAGTTGCCTCTGTGCGATCTACAAATCGAGTCTACCTGCCTCGGTTCGGATCTCGTCGAACTGCTCCAACGATGGCCCCTCCTTCCCGGCGCAATTCTTACCGAAAACGGCCGATTTGTCGGTCCCATCTCCCGTCGAAAACTGATGGAATATCTCTTTTTGCCCAGAGGTCTCGAATTATTTCTCCCGCGACCTTTACAAGTTCTCTACGCCTATATTTGCCCGGAACTGCTGATATTTCCCAGCAACACCACCATTTTAGAAACCTCAAAACGAGTTTTAAAGCGAGCATCCTTACTGTTGCTCGACCCGATTGTCGTCCAAATCAACTCTTCTACCTATCGACTACTCGACTTCGCCCACCTCAATCTAGCAGCTTGGCAAATTCGCGGTATTGAAACCCAAGTCCGCTACGAACGCACGCAAGTACAAACCCTGCAAAGCGAAAAGATGGCGAGTTTGGGGCGTTTAGTAGACGGTATGGCTCACGAAATTCTCGATCCGGTCGGTTTCATCTGGGGCAACCTCGCTCACGTCTCGCAGTACAGCAATAACTTGTTAGAATTAATCGCGGCCTACGATGCTTGCTACGAGGAAACTCCAGAATCCATCGAACGCTTGAAAGAAGAACTCGATTTGGACTTTTTGCTGGAAGATTTTCCTCGAGTGGTTGCAAGCATTACCAGTGGTGCAAAACGCCTTAAAACCCTAGTCGCAAGCTTGCAAAATTTTTGCCATGTCGATGAAGTTTACCCAAAGCCTGCGGATATCCATGCTTGTTTGGATGGTTTGGTCGTTTTACTCAAAAATCGCTTGCGCAGCGAGATTTTATTAGTTAAAGATTACGATCGCTTGCCGCCCGTGACTTGTTATATCGGTCAACTCAGCCAAGTCTTCATGAATATTTTGACAAATGCGATCGATGTATTACTCGAAGATGCCGTCAGCGAAGATTTTGAAGCGAGGCCTGCTCGCACGGTCAAACCGACCATTACAGTTACAACACAGGTGAAATCGCGCCCAGTTCCAGACTCGGAATTTCCAGAACGTTGGGTTTCGATCGCGATTTCGGATAATGGACCGGGAATGTCGGAGGCAATGCAGGAAGCCATCCGCGAATCTTTTACGGTGGAAAAACGAGCGGCAAAGGAAACGAGCTTGTCAGTTAGCTATCAAATCGTAACCGCAAAACACGGGGGTGAATTTTATTTGCGATCGCATCTCGGCGAAGGAACAGAATTTGAAATTCTTCTGCCCCTCTTATAA
- a CDS encoding NIL domain-containing protein gives MKKRVTLTVPKRAVQMALTYQLAKDFNVAANIIRAQIAPNQIGKLVVELQGDIDEIDAAIEWLRARHIHVALASREINIDERSCIDCGLCTGVCPTEALTLEPETFRLHFARSRCVVCEQCVPTCPVQAISTHF, from the coding sequence ATGAAAAAACGAGTCACCCTTACCGTTCCCAAGCGTGCAGTACAGATGGCTTTGACGTACCAACTTGCGAAGGATTTCAACGTAGCGGCTAATATTATTCGAGCGCAAATTGCCCCCAATCAAATTGGTAAATTAGTCGTGGAATTGCAAGGGGATATCGACGAAATCGATGCCGCGATTGAATGGTTGCGCGCCCGACATATCCATGTCGCTTTGGCTAGTCGGGAGATTAATATTGACGAACGCAGTTGTATAGATTGTGGTTTGTGTACTGGCGTTTGTCCGACAGAAGCGTTGACGCTAGAGCCGGAAACCTTTAGACTCCATTTTGCGCGATCGCGCTGCGTGGTCTGCGAGCAGTGCGTTCCTACCTGCCCAGTACAAGCGATCTCGACTCATTTTTGA
- a CDS encoding thioredoxin family protein has protein sequence MTENSSLKPTDNGSRLRNIILALVAVILSVALFLGLQSQTESVSLQTQAEESTPLEVAIANDKPTLIEFYADWCTSCQAMAGDLAELKKEYASSVNFVMLNVDNNKWLPEILRYRIDGIPHFVYLNRKGDAIAQTIGEQPRTILAADLDALVADAPLPHASATGKTSNFSAQTQPKATAGEDPRSHGAQVK, from the coding sequence ATGACTGAAAACTCTTCGCTTAAACCGACCGACAACGGCAGTCGGCTCCGCAATATCATTCTTGCGTTGGTGGCGGTAATTCTCAGTGTAGCGCTGTTTTTAGGTTTGCAATCGCAAACGGAGTCCGTCTCGCTACAAACGCAGGCAGAAGAGTCTACGCCGCTGGAGGTGGCGATCGCGAATGACAAGCCGACCTTAATCGAATTTTATGCCGATTGGTGTACGAGTTGTCAGGCGATGGCGGGGGATTTGGCAGAACTTAAGAAAGAATATGCCAGTTCTGTCAATTTCGTGATGCTCAATGTGGACAATAATAAATGGCTGCCGGAAATTTTACGCTATCGGATTGACGGAATTCCCCATTTCGTGTACCTCAATCGTAAGGGGGACGCAATCGCGCAAACGATTGGCGAACAACCCAGGACAATTCTCGCTGCCGATCTCGATGCTTTAGTGGCAGATGCTCCTTTACCTCATGCTAGTGCAACGGGTAAAACTTCTAATTTCAGCGCTCAAACGCAGCCTAAAGCTACCGCTGGAGAGGATCCGCGCAGTCACGGCGCGCAAGTTAAGTAG
- a CDS encoding 1-acyl-sn-glycerol-3-phosphate acyltransferase codes for MQRARPALKFIPVKFQPWVARVIVTALPIIRRYRLRPWLPAGIGRIEVENAEVLAELYHQFQAGKVRFLMAFRHPEVDDPLSMIQLVCRTLPKVARDRGIPLKPPVHSHFLYDRGMTIWAGKWLGWMFSRAGGSPIHRGKKLDWQGMRAARELLTDGQFPLAIAPEGATNGHSEIVSPLEPGGAQLAFWCVEDLQKANRSEEVFIVPIGIRYSYPEPPWQTLDELFAQLEADLGLPVESRATVEESQRPARFYDRLLRLGESLLERMEAFYSKVYGYKLPQDAASGLHERLQTLLNTALQVSEDYFGLKPEGTLIERCRRVENAGWHRIYREDIPDLEALAPVDRGLANWTAAEADLRMRHMRLVESFVAVTQSYVQEEPTVERLAETALILFDTVERLKGTKTPRRPRLGWRTSKMIIAEPISVSARWTMYQKSRSAARDAIATLTQDLETALKAIT; via the coding sequence ATGCAACGCGCTCGTCCCGCTCTTAAATTCATCCCCGTCAAATTTCAGCCCTGGGTGGCGCGAGTGATTGTTACCGCGCTGCCGATTATCAGGCGCTACCGCCTGCGCCCGTGGTTGCCCGCAGGAATCGGACGCATTGAGGTTGAAAATGCTGAAGTTCTTGCCGAGTTGTACCATCAGTTTCAAGCGGGTAAAGTACGCTTTCTGATGGCGTTTCGCCATCCAGAAGTAGACGATCCCCTTTCGATGATTCAGTTGGTTTGTCGCACTCTCCCGAAAGTAGCGCGCGATCGCGGGATTCCCCTCAAACCGCCCGTTCACAGCCACTTTCTCTACGATCGCGGAATGACGATTTGGGCGGGAAAGTGGTTGGGTTGGATGTTTTCCAGGGCGGGCGGCAGTCCGATTCATCGCGGCAAAAAGCTCGATTGGCAAGGAATGCGCGCCGCAAGAGAACTATTAACCGACGGGCAATTTCCCCTCGCAATTGCACCAGAAGGCGCAACCAACGGGCATAGCGAGATCGTCAGCCCCTTAGAACCGGGAGGGGCGCAATTAGCGTTTTGGTGCGTGGAAGACTTGCAAAAAGCCAACCGCAGCGAAGAAGTCTTCATCGTTCCCATCGGCATTCGCTATTCCTATCCCGAACCACCGTGGCAGACCCTAGACGAGTTATTCGCGCAGTTAGAAGCCGATCTCGGACTGCCGGTGGAAAGCAGAGCTACAGTGGAGGAAAGCCAACGCCCCGCCCGATTTTACGATCGCCTCTTGCGCCTCGGGGAATCGTTGCTCGAACGGATGGAAGCCTTTTACAGCAAGGTGTATGGGTACAAACTCCCCCAAGATGCTGCAAGCGGACTGCACGAACGACTGCAAACGCTCCTCAATACAGCCTTGCAAGTTTCCGAAGATTACTTCGGGTTGAAACCGGAAGGCACGCTCATCGAACGCTGCCGTCGGGTTGAAAATGCGGGTTGGCATCGAATTTATCGCGAAGATATCCCCGATTTGGAAGCATTAGCTCCCGTCGATCGCGGTTTAGCCAACTGGACGGCAGCAGAAGCCGACTTGCGAATGCGACATATGCGTTTAGTTGAAAGTTTTGTTGCGGTAACGCAAAGTTACGTGCAAGAAGAACCAACTGTCGAACGCCTTGCTGAAACCGCCCTCATTCTGTTCGATACCGTCGAACGCCTCAAAGGAACAAAAACCCCTCGCCGTCCTCGTTTGGGCTGGCGAACCTCGAAGATGATTATCGCAGAGCCGATTTCTGTTAGCGCGCGTTGGACGATGTATCAAAAAAGCCGTTCTGCTGCCCGAGACGCGATCGCAACGCTGACGCAAGACTTAGAAACGGCTTTGAAAGCAATCACTTAA